The Puntigrus tetrazona isolate hp1 chromosome 13, ASM1883169v1, whole genome shotgun sequence genome contains the following window.
ctttttttttacactactattgaaaaaaatacaatggggaccaacaactgtttggttcttgaaaatatcttcttttgtgttcaacatagAAAAAGAAACTCATAAAGGTTAGGGacatcagggtgagtaaaagtTTAGTTCCAATTgaattaataagaaatgcttcatggagcagcaaattagaataatttctgaagaacattcggctttgctatcacaggagtaaattacagaaaataataaattgtaatagttgtaaaaaaaaataaaataaaaatacattagctCCATTAGCAGTTATTTAGTATAcaggagacttttttttttgtcaagacTCATTCTTAAAGCATGTTTTGAACTTGATGTGATTTGTTTTCCTGCAGGTATCTAAAGTGTAACCAACCAGAAGTGCAAAAAAATTGAGAGGGGGCAGAGGGGATCTGGAATGgcaggaggaagaagaggagcaAATAGAACGACATATTGTCGTTCTCCGCTGAGCAGTGAGACGGGCTCCGTTGGCAACGGCAACCACTCCACCAGCTCACCTGTGACAGGTGTGAGGTCACGAACCAGGTGGGGGCACGTTTGAGCAAAATGGTACACATAATAAACTAATGTTCTGTTGCTATGATAACATCCACCTCGagtgtttaaaataacatgctaTGCGGTCGTCAGGAATGGATCGGGGACGGGAATTTCCAGCCCTCCGCTGGCCACTCAGACGGTGGTGCCACTTAAGCACTGTAAGATTCCAGAACTCTCTGTGGACCGGAACGTCCTGTTTGAGCTCCACCTGTTTGTGTGCCATCTTACAGCTCTGTTCGTACATTACGTCAACATCTACAAAACAGTGTGGTGGTACCCCCCCTCGCACCCTCCTTCGCACACTTCTCTAGTGAGTCACATGTCAGAAGTCTTAAATTCGACAGAAGCATCCGATGTTAATTTCTCCACAAAATGAATTTCTTTTGTCTCTTCAGAACTTCCACCTTATTGATTATAATATGTTGGTGTTCACCATCATAGTGCTGGCTCGCAGACTAATTGCCGCCATTGTAAAAGAGGTAATGTGCATTATCTCCTAGCTATTCATTCCATTTTAatggctttaaaatgaataagttATGCATTCTGTTCCTCTTCTTTGCTCTGAAGGCATCACAAAGTGGGAAGTTATCCTTTCCGCACTCGGTCTTCCTGGTGACGGCACGTTTTGCAGTTTTGACTCTTGCAGGATGGAGTCTGTGTCGTTCACTTATTTATCTCTTCAAGACTTATTCTGTACTCAGCCTGCTCTTCCTGTGCTATCCGTGAGTGATGAATCTATACATCTGCTGTTGATTCTAATGTTGTCAGGCATTACCTTTGTTTCATGAGTAAATTCCAGTCATTTCAAGAGGAATCTGTGTGATCTTGAATTTCTTGTGAAGGTGAAAGATTTCCCTCACAGATTTTGCATCAGGTTCAAGTTGGTCGCACAAATTTGCCATGTTAGCCAACAGAAAGctggtttgaaagtgacttctgtGTGACGTATGAATAACCGACCTTTTTGCTTATGAAATTTTGCTAATGTGACTTTACATACTTTCATAATACATGTATGATGTGTCAGGATAGTTGACAAGTTATTGATAATAGTagattattgtatatattttagtccTGATGCTTTACAACACAAGCAGATAGGTGGATGGTTGGACAAATAGATGGATGAAGAGATATAAAAATGGATAGCTATACAGAAAAGGCAGATAGATAGttagatggatggacagatggatagatgCACTAAATCAATAGATTGAtgaataaagatatatatatataaatggataaatatacagaaaagaAATGGATGGACATATCAAGCTATAGATATACAGATAAAAAGATATAAATGGATGGATAAACATTGAGAAAAGATAGATGTTCAGTTGTATTgtactgtaatatttcatttatctttCCCCCTCAGGTTTGGAATGTACATCCCTTTCTTCCGCCTCAGCTGTGACTTCCGGAGGGCTGGATCCATGTCACCATTGGGCAGCATGAGTGCTAAAGAGGTGACCAGTGCTGCTTTGGGCCGTGGGGGACGGGACTATCTGTCCGTCCTGAAGGAAACGTGGAAGCAGCACACCAGCCAGCTGTACAGTGTTCAGCCCATGCCTACCCACGCCTGCTGTCTCTCTCCTGACCTCATCCGCAAAGAAGTGGAGTACCTGAAGATGGACTTCAACTGGAGGATGAAGGAGGTGTTGGTTAGCTCCATGCTCAGTGCATACTATGTGGCGTTCGTACCTGTTTGGTTCGTCAAGGTGAGTGTATCAGcaggtattttttttgtttataaatgcacataGAGCTTGTGGACCGTCAGAACAGGTTTGGTTAAAGAGGAACAGGAGATTCATGTGTAATGAGCCAATAAATTCAGATCAGACTGGATGTAGGCCAAAATCATTCTTGGTGTTGGCGTATGCAAATACTTTTTCCAGATATTATATTTATGGCTTTCTATCTGCCCTCAATGCAAAGCTTTGGTTTTAGCGTCAACTCTGGGTGAAGTTTGTATTGTTGTTTGTTGTATTAAAAAGAACATCTGTCAAATTtgacaatacatttttcagtgcaAGCTGCTACAAAACAATGAATCATCAATTATATCACAGTTGTTTTTGCTCATGATGCTTATTGCTTATAACTGTTCAAAAGCTTGGGTTGgtaatattttagttgttttttttcataaatcattcttatatgttgatttggtgctcattAAACATGtctttgtattatttgtgttgTAATGTCAGTCagtattaaaaattatgttgtttaaaatttttatgtaaagcaTAGTGTGTTAAATTAGGTTTTAATTCAGgtttaataaatttatttaaaaacatattttaagctAATGTGCATTACAAATATGCATTGTGatatataaagatattataaatgtatgtgcctgtgtttaataaatgttttgagaaaATTGCTTTACATTCATGCATATTCTTAATTTTTCTGTTCGTTTGTAGAGCACACAATATGTGGATAAACGGTGGTCTTGTGAGCTGTTCATCCTGGTATCTGTCAGTACTTCTGTCATTCTGATGCGGCATCTGTTACCTCCTCGATACTGTGACCTGCTCCACAAAGCTGCCGCTCACTTGGGCTGCTGGCAGAAGGTCGACCCTTCCCTCTGCTCAAATGTCCTCCAGCACATGTACGTCTGACCTGAGGTTACAGAAATGGCATAAGTTTAAGTTGttaggttttgtgtgtgtgtgtctttgctGGACTTTGGTTAATATTTTTAGCGATAAAATGTAAGTATAGCAGGTGCTGAATGAttccaaatgcatttataaaaaagagCCTAATTTAAATTCTTGTTCACAGTCTGATGTGCACTTAGCCGTGAAAGAATACCTGCATTTTGTTGCACGTTTCAACGTGTTCTTTTGATCTTGGGTGTTGCCGTCAacaacagatttatttatagCGCCTTAAAAGAATTTGGAGCCAAGTAATTTTTAAGAATgactggtttttttttttttttacatttatttaccttttgtttttcagaacaGATTTCTTTACATGCTGATTTTAACCTGTTTTTTGCAGTACTACCtcattgaatgtattttttatttattgttttttttatatgccttgtttttaagcaaatttttaaattgtttttatgacattttttttgtaatagctTTCTATTTCTTTTCCTGCAGATGGACAGAAGAGTACATGTGGCCTCAAGGAGTTTTGgtcaaacacagtaaaaatgtttataaggCCATGGGCCATTATAATGTAGCAGTTCCCTCAGATGTCTCACATTATCGTTTCTATGTAAGTATAGAATATAGATGAACTCTTGAATAAGTTTGAATGGAAATGTGTTTAGAAAGATTATTACAAagaattaacaatattttaatggGAGTGATATCGCAGTAACCACTGTTCCCTCTTTTTCCCCCccttttaacagtttttcttCAACAAACCTCTTCGAATATTGAACATTCTTATAATCCTGGAAGGTGCAATGATATTCTACCAGCTATATTCACTCATGTGTTCAGAGAAATGGCATCAGACGATATCATTAGCTCTAATATTATTCAGTAATTATTATGCCTTTTTCAAACTGCTCAGAGACAGAATAGTTCTGGGAAAAGCGTATTCGTATTCAGCCAGTGCCTCCAATCAGAAAGTCAGTTAGACGAAGATAAATTATTGTCGGTCATCACAGATGAGCAGAAAACATGCATGAgagctgtttattttttctacAAGTGCATTTCTGTCTATGTTCTGACTTGCcatgaaataaaaaggaatCCTATTTTTGTACAATGCCTAGTTTTCAGACGTTTTCCTTTAAAGAACATTAATATCCTAGTCAAACACAATTGTGTTTTtctatgtatttaattttaatgtttgtttattttgaatcaaatactattttaaaacaagtaaCCACTAGTTTTATCATTCTCTTAATATTTCTTAGGTTTATCATTAGTTTGTTTACTGTACCATAACCGCCTCTAGATGGCAACAAACATCTCGAAGCAACGGTTGACTAATGAATACATTACAAAGCTAATACATTACAAAGTATTTACAAAGCTAATTCGTTTGTGTCGTATATAACGCTTTTTAAAAGCCGCTTTGGTAGCTTTGTGGATGAGGCTTTTATAATTGGTGTCCGAATTTTTAACTGGATCTCAGCTCGCGTCTTGTGATAACCCTTTTAGTATGGCGAAGGTTCacatcatgaatattaatgttgaTGAGTTGACGTCATTTAGAAGCACACCAATTGATGGGGGTTGCTacttgaatattaattagacgATCGGGACGCTTCTTCAAAGCAATCCAATAGGAAAATCGTgtctcattaatattaataacgaAGCTTCGCCATAGTAGCAGTCGCAGAATCGCGGTCGGGAAGTAGGAGAGCTCACACTGGAGACGGCAAGCACTTGGTATCTGTTGTTAAAACGGACCGCGTTTAAATCCTGAGTTGTTGGaatggaaaaaataacacagcagcCTTAAATTTTCCTTGGAAAGCTCAAAGAGTCTCATCCTTGTCCTCGAGCAGGTGAGTAAATCGTTTTTGTTAAGCGATATGACGATGTGCGCATCGTGCCTCATGGGGCATCCTGTGCAAATCCCTTTCATTCAATGTAAAACCCTCTTCGCCGAATGAAAAAAAGGAATGGATCCTGCACTGATAAACACGCTAAGATTCTTCAACtgcaatggaaaaataaatggtttagcATGAGATAATAACACATATAGACGCCATCTATgttgtaaaataatgcattaattaaaatttttattttcggGCTGATTATTTGTCTAAAAGCACCATGATTGACCCAGATTGTTTAGTGCTTACTGGCAATGAACGATTTTTTACCGGAAAGGCTATTTTAATGTACAATCTATAAAATGGCAATATGTACGAtgcatatattcatttataaaatgcaaggtttatatatatatatatatatatatatatatatatatatatatatatatatatatatatatatatatatatatacacacacacacacacacacacacacacatacatacatacatatacggAAATTACATTCCCCGGAACTTATAAGGAattaaagaatgtttttctttaaaatgtactgtttacaaaaatgtaagtgATTGTACTTGCAGCTAGTTATTTGACACAATTAATTGCagtttctgaaaaataatattacattttggtaTACTTGCAGtaaccatatatatattaaaattgctgcaattaaaaaaataataataataacaaaaaacccTGGTGGTAGGAATAAATTATTGTATCCCAGGCATATGGACAGCAGGCACCCGAGAGTCCCAGAGAGATCTGAGgcatctaaaaatatttcagcacTAGAGCGCAGCTTGATAAAACTGTATTTCTTTACGGGGGCAGAAACAAAGCAGCAGAATAAACAAATCTGGAAAACCACAGAGAGGTTTACTTTATCCATAAAGTTTGGAGTAGTTTGGTTCAAGCTGCTTCTTAAAAAGGATGCTAAGATGGCATGTCTTAGAAACAAGTTAAATTATTAAGCATGTAATCTGATGTCCTTAACATGGCTTCACAGAAAAATGTAGTTTACCATTCCATTTGTTTGCAGCTCAAGGTCAGATATTAATAATTGCTGCCTGTCTTGTCGATGTTTAGCACTGGCTTTCTCTCAATGACCTGCTGTAACGATTGAAATCTGTTTCAGCTACAAAGCTGAAATTGACTTTAGTGCAGTGAGAGCAATAGGACTGAAGCATGGGCCAAACCTTCAATTTTTTGGTCCCCACATTATTTAACCTGTCACAGCTGAAGCAAAGAGTAGTTTGGGTAACACTACTTTATATAACAACATCTTTGTTGCACACTATTTGGCCTATTCCACTAGTTTAGGATGAGCTTTTGTTTCTTCATACATCTCAGTAGCTGAGAGCTCTTGTCTGTGTGTCTTAGAAAGTGCCACTGCCCTCATGGAAGACAAGAGGAAGAAAAGGAGTCCCAAAGTGTCCCTTCCCCAACCCCCTCCTCCACCAATCAACCCTCGAAAGCTCTCAGTTCTCCCAGCGAGTAAAAGTGCCACATTCTCGTTGGGTTTACCCCAGCCCCCCTCCCCAAAACCCAGGGGCAAGTACAAGAGATCGGTGGGGGCAATGGGTCCATCTAAAGATGCTCTCACCGTTCCTGTGGTTCCCCCCAAAAACAcaaggtttgtgtgtgtgttctttaaATTGCATATCATAGATGTTAATTTGGCCAAATTGTGCCACACAGTGTTGTCTAACA
Protein-coding sequences here:
- the tmem39b gene encoding transmembrane protein 39B, encoding MAGGRRGANRTTYCRSPLSSETGSVGNGNHSTSSPVTGVRSRTRNGSGTGISSPPLATQTVVPLKHCKIPELSVDRNVLFELHLFVCHLTALFVHYVNIYKTVWWYPPSHPPSHTSLNFHLIDYNMLVFTIIVLARRLIAAIVKEASQSGKLSFPHSVFLVTARFAVLTLAGWSLCRSLIYLFKTYSVLSLLFLCYPFGMYIPFFRLSCDFRRAGSMSPLGSMSAKEVTSAALGRGGRDYLSVLKETWKQHTSQLYSVQPMPTHACCLSPDLIRKEVEYLKMDFNWRMKEVLVSSMLSAYYVAFVPVWFVKSTQYVDKRWSCELFILVSVSTSVILMRHLLPPRYCDLLHKAAAHLGCWQKVDPSLCSNVLQHIWTEEYMWPQGVLVKHSKNVYKAMGHYNVAVPSDVSHYRFYFFFNKPLRILNILIILEGAMIFYQLYSLMCSEKWHQTISLALILFSNYYAFFKLLRDRIVLGKAYSYSASASNQKVS